One region of Armigeres subalbatus isolate Guangzhou_Male chromosome 3, GZ_Asu_2, whole genome shotgun sequence genomic DNA includes:
- the LOC134224123 gene encoding protein transport protein Sec61 subunit gamma, whose protein sequence is MDQIAKIYEPGRSFAKDSIRLIKRCTKPDRREFQKIAIATAIGFCIMGFIGFFVKLIHIPINNIIVGS, encoded by the coding sequence ATGGATCAAATCGCCAAAATCTACGAACCGGGCCGTTCCTTCGCCAAGGACTCGATCCGATTGATCAAACGTTGCACCAAGCCCGACAGGCGCGAGTTCCAGAAGATCGCAATCGCCACGGCTATTGGATTCTGCATTATGGGATTTATCGGTTTCTTCGTCAAACTGATACATATTCCGATCAACAACATCATCGTCGGATCGTAA
- the LOC134227059 gene encoding zinc finger CCCH domain-containing protein 18-like, whose product MSDLNDDLLSYELAEGEDPALLNEDDLLLSDDESGIKLEQHEEEFLLSESEDWVAKQLAAKEKEAAQRLPKKVSDLTPPTTTPTVVHASKENAAQVQPRKVTNVKRIPPSQQRSASPKEQTPSIPEVKKEIIRTEIAPPASAPAHQELDAIVKEEAPSSQETILPASTESESGRDTTTDISSVSGSSLVPESASGTSLFTESSSVSQTDLDITPARQSTHREEETDGVSSQDSRVADAEASKVSLNEKAKSSSQLCDTTSTEDVLDLYVTNQDREQDFSYDTDESTEKRDWKHETSNKNSSASHQSQQPLRPHSNRPNNFKHSGDSSGSSSGEQHFPPLGMLPHPGGPGGYGPGPFRGGMRPRFPPRPGFPGDMNNYRNNRMNFPMGGRPPFPPRGPPFDPMMRPGMMRPGDRMPFDPMRGGPRMGPGGPMFRPGGPGGPLPGGPPFGPMGGPGRGPEMPPGGPPGPMGAIQPHPPPLLGFDTAPLAATTPAVPVISAPVLPRKVLINPNFKGGVEAATNQLMRDALSSQQFLANINSRPVSDEELLRQQEEFINKNRIEVEKRRFERSPSRERERERERDRDRDRERDRERERERERDRDRDRERERDRGRSRERERERDKEREREHRDRSPRERSRSPRRHRAGSRDRDANRPPRRNFPSRRQGSRDRDDDSRYPKRRKSGDYGDNPRGNSDRKDDDEDPEIRAYRMEIEKQKAAREKIIRDKEMRRKQAAEENKKPRTSDRKSEEPPAKYTPIVVTEKKIISLKKKSESDSKSPSDRHSSSNHATSSSRKPAAQSVESSKKAPPSSANTTTTTSSSDNDSSKLTSSAPPLSPGSPKRKVIDNRDELDLFLDEYEEELLREPTPSPPREKPPPPVSSNRDSGREGRDSGRDGRGDGRDNRDHRSGFGSGSRRIVLKPVSGSDSRQSDKDKAPPAKKSRVFDRLDKRIGVNDADKRKLQRMSPEVVAADHRTNIGSSVVIVERRCEKYNHDDDRSRPRRHKKSKRSKRSRK is encoded by the exons ATGTCGGATTTGAA TGATGACTTGCTCAGCTACGAGCTGGCGGAAGGTGAGGATCCGGCCCTACTGAATGAGGACGACCTGCTGCTGTCCGACGATG AGAGTGGCATCAAGCTCGAGCAACACGAGGAGGAGTTTCTGCTCAGCGAATCGGAGGACTGGGTTGCCAAACAGCTTGCGGCCAAGGAGAAGGAAGCAGCTCAACGATTGCCGAAGAAAGTTTCGGATCTCACGCCGCCGACGACGACGCCTACCGTCGTTCACGCCTCAAAGGAAAATGCAGCCCAGGTGCAGCCTAGGAAGGTCACCAACGTAAAACGGATTCCACCGTCGCAGCAACGTAGTGCGAGTCCAAAAGAGCAAACACCTTCCATACCGGAAGTGAAGAAAGAAATTATCAGAACTGAAATCGCGCCGCCAGCAAGTGCCCCAGCTCATCAGGAACTGGACGCGATAGTGAAAGAAGAAGCACCTTCAAGCCAGGAGACGATTTTGCCCGCATCTACGGAATCCGAATCCGGCAGAGATACTACAACGGATATATCTTCCGTTTCTGGCTCTTCTCTGGTTCCGGAATCGGCCTCGGGCACCTCTTTGTTCACAGAATCCTCTTCTGTTTCACAAACGGATTTGGACATTACACCTGCCCGACAATCCACTCACAGGGAAGAAGAAACGGATGGCGTTTCTTCACAGGACTCACGAGTAGCGGATGCCGAAGCTTCAAAAGTATCTTTGAATGAGAAAGCCAAATCCTCCAGTCAGCTCTGCGATACCACTTCGACCGAGGATGTGTTGGACTTATATGTCACAAATCAAGACCGTGAACAGGATTTCTCCTATGACACGGATGAATCCACGGAGAAGCGTGACTGGAAGCATGAGACAAGTAACAAAAATTCATCCGCTTCACACCAGTCACAGCAGCCCCTTCGGCCACATTCAAACAGGCCGAACAACTTCAAACATTCCGGCGATTCCAGTGGCTCTTCCTCTGGAGAACAACATTTTCCACCCCTCGGAATGCTGCCACATCCGGGAGGACCCGGAGGTTACGGCCCAGGACCATTTCGTGGTGGTATGCGTCCGCGTTTTCCGCCGCGACCAGGTTTTCCGGGTGATATGAACAATTACCGCAACAATCGTATGAACTTTCCGATGGGAGGTAGGCCTCCATTCCCACCGCGAGGGCCACCGTTTGATCCCATGATGCGACCAGGTATGATGCGCCCTGGTGATCGCATGCCCTTCGACCCAATGCGAGGTGGACCCCGTATGGGTCCCGGTGGACCAATGTTTCGACCAGGTGGCCCTGGTGGACCATTACCCGGTGGACCACCATTCGGCCCAATGGGTGGACCAGGAAGAGGCCCCGAAATGCCCCCTGGTGGCCCTCCAGGTCCGATGGGTGCCATTCAACCGCACCCGCCTCCATTGCTGGGTTTCGATACTGCGCCCCTGGCGGCAACCACCCCTGCTGTTCCTGTGATTTCCGCACCGGTTCTACCCAGAAAGGTGTTAATCAACCCAAATTTCAAAGGAGGCGTTGAGGCAGCAACTA ATCAATTGATGCGCGATGCACTAAGTAGTCAACAATTTCTAGCTAATATAAACAGCCGTCCAGTCAGCGACGAGGAACTGCTCCGTCAGCAGGAAGAATTCATCAACAAAAATCGAATTGAAGTGGAGAAACGGCGCTTCGAGCGGTCGCCATCCCGCGAGAGAGAACGAGAGCGCGAACGCGATCGGGATCGAGATCGCGAAAGAGACCGCGAGCGCGAACGGGAGCGAGAACGCGATCGGGACCGTGATAGGGAACGCGAACGGGACCGCGGTCGCTCGAGGGAACGGGAACGCGAACGGGACAAGGAGCGTGAACGGGAACATCGTGATCGTTCGCCACGGGAACGATCCAGGTCTCCGCGGCGTCATCGCGCTGGCAGTCGGGACCGGGACGCAAATCGACCGCcgagaaggaatttcccttcgcgGCGACAGGGCAGTCGCGATCGTGACGACGACAGTCGGTATCCGAAGAGGCGGAAGAGCGGAGATTATGGGGACAATCCGAGGGGTAACAGTGAT AGAAAGGACGATGATGAAGATCCAGAAATTAGAGCGTATCGAATGGAAATTGAGAAGCAGAAAGCTGCTCGGGAGAAGATTATTCGTGATAAGGAGATGCGTCGGAAACAAGCGGCGGAAGAGAACAAAAAACCGAGAACTTCG GATCGCAAATCCGAGGAACCTCCCGCCAAGTACACTCCGATCGTGGTCACCGAAAAGAAGATCATCTCCCTCAAAAAGAAATCCGAATCAGATAGTAAGTCGCCATCGGATCGCCACTCATCGTCCAACCATGCTACGTCCTCATCGCGTAAGCCCGCTGCACAGTCGGTGGAGTCGTCTAAAAAGGCACCACCGTCGTCCGCcaacaccaccaccaccacctctTCGTCCGACAACGATTCGTCGAAGTTGACCTCATCTGCACCCCCGTTGTCACCGGGCTCGCCAAAACGCAAAGTCATCGACAATCGGGACGAGCTGGATCTGTTTCTGGACGAGTACGAAGAGGAGCTGCTGCGGGAGCCGACCCCATCGCCTCCGCGAGAGAAACCTCCTCCGCCGGTCAGCAGCAACCGAGATAGTGGGCGCGAGGGTCGCGACAGTGGACGAGATGGTCGGGGAGACGGCCGTGACAATCGCGATCATCGGAGTGGTTTCGGCTCAGGCAGCCGGCGTATTGTGCTTAAACCAGTTTCGGGATCGGATTCACGCCAGAGCGATAAAGACAAAGCTCCGCCGGCGAAGAAGTCCAGAGTATTTGATAGGCTAGATAAGCGGATAGGGGTCAATGATGCCGACAAACGCAAACTACAAAG GATGTCGCCGGAGGTTGTCGCTGCAGATCATCGCACCAACATCGGAAGTTCGGTGGTTATCGTTGAACGCCGTTGCGAGAAATACAATCATGATGATGACCGAAGCCGACCACGGCGACATAAGAAATCCAAGAGGAGCAAACGCAGTAGAAAGTAA